The Arcanobacterium pinnipediorum genome includes the window TAGAAGGTAGATTCTCAGGCGGATTTGCAGCCAGTGTTGGCATGCTCGTGATTGGAGTGTGGTACTTCTTTGATCAGGCTACACGCACACACTGGTTCTTCTTTTCGGGTCTGCCCTTCGCTTTCCTCGCTGTTGCTGGTGGAATCACTTTGTTGATCGTCGTGTTGCGAAAACAAAGCAGCTCGAAAGCGGATGATGCCCCAGCAATTCTGCCTGGTGAGAGTGCCGACGTTGCCGCCTCGTCTGCCTCGCCTGCCTCACAGCCAGTACCTACTACTCCCAGAGCATTTGAGGAGCCAGTATCTCAAACCACCACGCCGCAAAAACCGGTACATTCAACGCCACGTGCGCCACGCACCCCGGCACTTTCTGGTAGGTTCATCCTACTTACTCTCGCACTGAGCGCAACTGGCGCCGCAGTAACGCTTCTTGCTACGCCAAATACCATTGCTGCTGCGCTTCTAACGCTCGGCATCGCACTGTCAATCCTTGGCCTTGGAATTGTTTGGGCAGGAATACGCGGAAAACGCAGTAGCTGGCTAAGTTTCGTTGCAACGCTACTGGCTTTTCCAGTCGCAACCCTTATTGGACTCTCATTCATCATTCCAACCAGCTTGATGAATGCTCCTCAAGAACAGTTTTTTGCCCAATCACATCGAACCGGATCAGCTGCCATCATCGATAACCGGGAACACGTCGTCAAAGATTTGACCGATAACGCTACCATTACCTCTATCTTTTCTGACTCCCGCTTCATACTCGACCGTAATGATCCAGTCATCCTTGACCTGACCATTTTAGGAACGGCTACCATCGCCGACTTAGGCGGATGGGAAATTCGCAACCCTGAGGAAGGTAGCTTCATTACTGAGATTCCAGAACTGTACTCAAATGCAACCAATCTCAGTTATGCCGAATCGAAGTCATTTGGTCCAATCGATCCTGATGAATGGTTCGTAGCCCCATACGAAACAGACCTCCATGCCTCAGTCTTACCAAAAAAGCACATCACAATTGTCAGCCCGGCGGCTCGTCAAGCCCCTGACAAAGCCCGCCACATCAGAATCGATTATGGTGCGGGTAACGTGAACTTTTCCGAACCAGTCCACGGCAGGCAAGCAATAATTTTCGTTGCCAACCAGCGTGCGATCCCGGTGAAAACTGACGCACTGCCACCGTCGTCGTCGCAATCAAACCAGTAGGAGAAAGTAATGAAAATCGGAACGTTTTTGTGGGGTATTTTTATCACCCTATGTGGCAGTTTAGCCATTATACGAGGTCTAGGTACGCACTTCGATGGCTCTACCCTAGCTGTTGCTGTTCTTCTTATCTTTGCCCTGGCTTGTACTGTTGCGGCACTCATGCCCCAACGCCAACCACAAACTATGGGCAAACCACAACAGCCACACGATCCGCTATTGTTCACTCAACCTGAGGGGTTTGAGGTAGAACCAACGCCCCACTCGAGTCACGAATAATGACCGTTCATGCAGGCGACCAGGTTCCTTCGTTGACTGATCAATATAGGAGGCAATAAATTCAACCTGATCATCTGCAACATCAATAATATCCAAGCCCGTCCAATAGATACCTTTCGTAGAAACATCTACCGGGCGGGTTTTTGGATGCCATGATGAGAAAACGAAGTCCTCGCGCCCCAGCGCATAGGCAGCATAGCGTGCTCGCATGAGCTCTTCTGGGGATTTAGCTAGACGTAGTCCATCGTGTAGCTGCTCGCAACAATCCTTATATGACTTCCCTGATTGGCATGGACATCTCATATAGTTTTACTCTTTGCCGTAATTCATCATCCTACAGGTGATACGTTAAAGGCGGAGACGTTCGCCTCCGCCTTTAACGTATGGACTAAACTCAGATCAAACCAAGTTCACGCACTGCATCGGCTTCTTCTTGAAGAGCCTTGACGTTGCGCTCAATACCAGCCTTGGTGGTTTCAGAAAGCTCCAAACCTTCCACAACCTTCCACTCTCCACCTTCGGAGACAGCCGGGAAGCCGAAGATGATACCTTCTGGCACACCGTAGTGTGAACCATCAGACCAGATACCTGGGGTAACCCAGTCACCTTCAGGGGTTCCATTAACCCAGTTGTAGACGTGATCGATTGCTGCGGATGCTGCCGAAGCAGCCGAAGAAGCACCGCGAGCTTCAATAATTGCTGCACCGCGCTTGGCAACAGTTGGCACGAAATAGTCTGCGAGCCATGCTTCATCAACGAGCTCTGTTGCTGGCTTACCAGCAACGGTTGCCCATGAGACATCTGGATGCTGATCTGCGGAGTGGTTACCCCAAACAGTCATCTTCTTAATATCGGTCACCTTCGCGCCGGTCTTTTCCGCCAACTGCGAGATAGCCCGGTTGTGATCGAGGCGCATCATCGCGGTGAAACGCTCGTTTGGCACATCTGGCGCATTGTGAGCAGCGATAAGTGCATTGGTGTTAGCTGGGTTTCCAACAACAAGAATGCGAACATCATCAGCTGCGTGATCGTTGATTGCCTTACCTTGTGGGCCGAAGATACCACCGTTAGCAGCAAGCAGATCTGCGCGCTCCATACCCTTGGTACGCGGACGTGCACCGACGAGGAGACCGACGTTGGTTCCTTCAAACGCCTTGTTTGCGTCATCAAAAATGTTTACTGAATCGAGCAATGGGAATGCTGCGTCGTTCAATTCCATTGCGGTTCCTTCAGCTGCCTTGAGTCCTTGTGGGATCTCAAGGAGGTTTAAGCGTACTGGAACATCAGGTCCAAGTAGCGCACCTGATGCGATACGGAACAAGAGTGCATATCCGATGTTTCCTGCAGCGCCAGTAACGGTGACGGTAACCGGAGTACGAAGCTCAGCCATGTAGTCAACTCCTATAATCTCAGGCGCTGTTCCATGATTTTGCGGAACATCGCCAGTTTGTTCTTGAGCGAGACGTATTCTCGCACCACTTCTAAGACTACCTTGCTCAGTGGTGTTTCTGGGTGGCATTTAGTCCTGACTCCACGGAACTACTGTGATTTTGGTTCATGCCATCTTAAAAAACCGTGCCCACTGAGCAAGAAGTCACTTTGTCCGATGTGCGCGATAGTATTCGATCAATGCGCGTGTTGATTGATCTTCACTAGCCAGCGCTGCCTTATCTCCGCTCACTGCCTTCGTTAGTGCCTTAGCCATTTGCTTGCCGAGCTCAACACCCCATTGATCGAAGGAGTCAATTCCCCACACGATTCCTTGAACAAAGGTGATGTGTTCATAAAGCGCAATGAGTTGGCCGAGCACTGATGGCGTTAATTCGGGAGCCATAATTGAGGCAGTTGGCTTGTTTCCTTCGAAAACGCGGGCCGAAACGATCTCTTCGGCAGTGCCTTCAGCGCGAACTTCGTCAGCGGTTTTACCAAACGCGAGTGCCTTGGTTTGACCGAAGAAGTTACCAAGGAAAAGCTCGTGCTGGTCCGCATCTCCATCCTTAAACGCATATGTTGGATTGGCGAAAGCAATAAAATCAGCAGGGATGAGCTGAGTTCCTTGATGGATAAGCTGATAGAACGCATGTTGGCCGTTCGTGCCTGGTTCACCCCAAAATACTTCGCCAGTCTTAGAGGTTACCGGGCTGCCGTCCCAGCGAACCCGCTTACCGTTAGATTCCATGGTGAGCTGTTGTAGATAGGCCGGGAAACGGTGTAAGAACTGGGAGTATGGCAAAACAGCGTGGGTAGCTGCCTCCATGAAATTGACGTAGAACACGTTGAGCATGCCCATCAATACCGGGACGTTGCGTGCGGCGGGAGTATTGCAAAAGTGCTGATCCATCTTGTGGAATCCAGCTAAGAACTCGGCGAAGTTCTCTGGGCCGATAGCAATTGCTAGGGCGGTACCAACAGCAGAATCGACCGAGTAGCGCCCGCCTACCCAATCCCAGAAACCGAAAGCGTTTTGCGGATCGATTCCAAATTCGGCAACCTTATCTAGCGCAGTAGATACCGCAACGAAATGTTTCGCTACTGCCCCTTCAGTTGCCACTCCTTGCTCTTGGAGGGACTTTAGTAGCCAAGCGCGCGCAATGCGAGCATTTGTCAAGGTTTCCAAGGTGGTAAACGTCTTGGAGGCGACGATGAAGAGGGTAGTTTGCGGATCTAGGCCAGAAAGCTTTTGCCCGGCATCGGTTGGATCAATGTTAGAGATGAATCGGCATTCGAGGTTATCTGCCGTGAATGGCTTGAGGGCTTCGTATGCCATCACTGGGCCAAGATCAGAACCGCCAATACCAATATTGACAACTGTTTCGATTGGCTTGCCGGTAATGCCCTTCCATTCACCCGAGCGAATCTTGTTTGCGAAGGCGTAGACGCGCTGAAGTACTTCGTGAACATCGACGACGACGTCGCGGCCTTCAACCGTCAACGAATCTGTGACCGGCCGGCGCAAGGCGGTATGGAGAACTGAGCGGTTTTCGGTGATATTGATCCGTTCACCGTCAAACATTGCGTCCCGACGCTCGTCGAGGTTGACTTCCATCGCTAGCTCTTCGAGGGCTTCTTTGAGCTCATCGGTAAGCACCGACTTAGACAAATCAACAAAAAGATCTCCGGCACTGAAGCTGAATTTTTCGGTACGCTCGGGATCTTGGGCGAACCAAGAACGGAAATCGATCTGAAGTGAATTCTTCAGGTCCGCGAGTTTACCCCACGCGGTGGTTTGGGTTGCGTCTACAGGGGTAGGCATGAGTTTCCTCCAATATGATCGCCATGACGTTCATGATCAGCCGATATCGCTACCGGCTCTAGCAATCTTTTAGTTTAGCTTTTCGTACTAATTTTACAAACTTCCGTCACTGTAGTGACTAATTTTTGAGCTGTATCTGCGGGCCGCCAACAAGATAGGTGAATGACTGGCCGCGGCCCCCATCAGTAATGGCGCGATATTCAATTAATGTACCGTCATCAAACTCGCTCAGATCGTGGTAAACCCGCGGATCAGGACCAGCGATTGACCCCATCGCAAACCATTTGCCACTACCAACAATCCGATAGAAGAACGCAGTGTTTGCGTAGCGGTGGTCTTGGGTATCGGCGCTCAGTTCCAGGAACGATTCCTCTGTTTTCGTGCCCCGCAACGTGGTAATACCACTTCCGCGCTCTAGGCTATCGCCTGCGCGGTAAACGCTAACACTTCGTGCAGGAACCTCAATTTTGAGCTCAGTAACTCCATTGACGCTATTGGCGTGAAGTTGCCCGGGCGCAACATCCCTGACCTTACCGTCGGTTACGTTCATCACCGACCTCCAGTTCTTCGTCGTCGATAGGACCGGAATGGTCACCTCGACTGGTTCTGAACCAGAATGAGTAACGACGACGTACTCGACGTTTTCCTCTGGGTCAATACGTGAAAACGCATAGGTTTGCCCCTCGTGGAACAGTTCGATCTGGGAGCCGTTCGATAGCCCGGGATATTTTTTCCGCACCGCTGACAACTGGGCGATTCCTTGATACAGCGGAGTATCACGGGACATGTGCTCACCGGTCCCAAACAAGGTGCCGTCAGCTAAAGTTTGCTGCTGGTAACTAGGTACCTGGGTGGCAAACAACGGCTGATGAGAACTGCTGCCCACCCCTTGGCCAATCATTCCTTGCTCATCGCCATAATAGACAACTGGTTGGCCGCGCATAGTAAACATCAACGCATGGGCAAAGAGAGAATTAACTACCTTATCCCCGTCTAATTCACTGCCAATCCGCGCCATATCAGGGTTGCCAAGATACGTCGGCAGATCCAAGACGGTCGTTTTACCTGAAGCATAGCGCGGATCTTGATAGAACAGATTTGCCAGGCCCTGTGCTGAGCCTCCGTTTACATAATCGATAATTGTTTGGTGGAACGCCGAATCTAATACCGCATCCATATCAGTGGTGTGGACATAACTAGACAAAAGCGCAACGTCTGGCTCTGTCACTTCGCCAAACATGAAGAATTCACGATCGGCTTTGCGTTTAATAGCTTGCGTCCAGTGCGTCCAAAACTCTTGATTGACCTGAGTCAAACCAGAAATACCGAAACCATCAATTCCAGTCTCGAGCCATTTTTGGTAGATATCTTCCATGCCGCGAACTACTTGCGGGTTTTCCGTCATCAGATCGTCGAGACCATCGACGTCGCCAAACGTCAATGCTGGCCCAGCCGACGCCGACTCGCCGCGATTGTGGTACAAGGAGGTGTCATTGAGCCACTGCGGTACTTTTTTGGCCGTGCCAGATATTGGCGCATACGGAAAAGAGGCTGGATCAATCTCAGGAAAGTCGTGTGTTCCAGCTAGTTGTACAACATCGATTAGTTTACCGTCAACATCGCGGTAGGGCTTATCGGCCAGCGGAACAAAGGAAGTATCTTCTGCTGCGTAGGTGATTTCATCAGCAGTGTTGTTGGTTACCACGTCAATATAGATTTTCATGCCTCGCTTGTGGACCTGGGATACGAGCTCACGAAAATCATCCATCGTACCTAGATGCGGATCAATTTCGGTAAAATCTAAAATCCACCGGCCAAGATATGCCGCTGACTGTGCATCGGATTGGCCCTGGACTGGCTTATTCTTTAACGGCGCACTGATCCACAACGCCGTAGTTCCCAATCCTTGGATATAGTCAAGGTGCTCGATCAGCCCAGCAATATCGCCGCCAAGATAGAAATTCTCTTTGCTCGGATCAAAACCTGAAACGCGCGGATCTGCCCCGTATCCGCCGTTATCGTTCTTTTTGCTGCCGTTGGCGAATCGGTCAGTTAAAACATAATAGAATTGTTCGTTGCCATCTGCAGAGCGGTAAATCCCTTCCCGGGAAGCAT containing:
- the pgi gene encoding glucose-6-phosphate isomerase codes for the protein MPTPVDATQTTAWGKLADLKNSLQIDFRSWFAQDPERTEKFSFSAGDLFVDLSKSVLTDELKEALEELAMEVNLDERRDAMFDGERINITENRSVLHTALRRPVTDSLTVEGRDVVVDVHEVLQRVYAFANKIRSGEWKGITGKPIETVVNIGIGGSDLGPVMAYEALKPFTADNLECRFISNIDPTDAGQKLSGLDPQTTLFIVASKTFTTLETLTNARIARAWLLKSLQEQGVATEGAVAKHFVAVSTALDKVAEFGIDPQNAFGFWDWVGGRYSVDSAVGTALAIAIGPENFAEFLAGFHKMDQHFCNTPAARNVPVLMGMLNVFYVNFMEAATHAVLPYSQFLHRFPAYLQQLTMESNGKRVRWDGSPVTSKTGEVFWGEPGTNGQHAFYQLIHQGTQLIPADFIAFANPTYAFKDGDADQHELFLGNFFGQTKALAFGKTADEVRAEGTAEEIVSARVFEGNKPTASIMAPELTPSVLGQLIALYEHITFVQGIVWGIDSFDQWGVELGKQMAKALTKAVSGDKAALASEDQSTRALIEYYRAHRTK
- a CDS encoding malate dehydrogenase gives rise to the protein MAELRTPVTVTVTGAAGNIGYALLFRIASGALLGPDVPVRLNLLEIPQGLKAAEGTAMELNDAAFPLLDSVNIFDDANKAFEGTNVGLLVGARPRTKGMERADLLAANGGIFGPQGKAINDHAADDVRILVVGNPANTNALIAAHNAPDVPNERFTAMMRLDHNRAISQLAEKTGAKVTDIKKMTVWGNHSADQHPDVSWATVAGKPATELVDEAWLADYFVPTVAKRGAAIIEARGASSAASAASAAIDHVYNWVNGTPEGDWVTPGIWSDGSHYGVPEGIIFGFPAVSEGGEWKVVEGLELSETTKAGIERNVKALQEEADAVRELGLI
- a CDS encoding alpha-amylase family glycosyl hydrolase; this translates as MFRRRRQLTVLTSLSVVMILGGLASCSNGQPAGYTHFDAGSHTITINGAPYPLQLPGRADLKVDGSAIVPADLGVDAAIRGSDASREGIYRSADGNEQFYYVLTDRFANGSKKNDNGGYGADPRVSGFDPSKENFYLGGDIAGLIEHLDYIQGLGTTALWISAPLKNKPVQGQSDAQSAAYLGRWILDFTEIDPHLGTMDDFRELVSQVHKRGMKIYIDVVTNNTADEITYAAEDTSFVPLADKPYRDVDGKLIDVVQLAGTHDFPEIDPASFPYAPISGTAKKVPQWLNDTSLYHNRGESASAGPALTFGDVDGLDDLMTENPQVVRGMEDIYQKWLETGIDGFGISGLTQVNQEFWTHWTQAIKRKADREFFMFGEVTEPDVALLSSYVHTTDMDAVLDSAFHQTIIDYVNGGSAQGLANLFYQDPRYASGKTTVLDLPTYLGNPDMARIGSELDGDKVVNSLFAHALMFTMRGQPVVYYGDEQGMIGQGVGSSSHQPLFATQVPSYQQQTLADGTLFGTGEHMSRDTPLYQGIAQLSAVRKKYPGLSNGSQIELFHEGQTYAFSRIDPEENVEYVVVTHSGSEPVEVTIPVLSTTKNWRSVMNVTDGKVRDVAPGQLHANSVNGVTELKIEVPARSVSVYRAGDSLERGSGITTLRGTKTEESFLELSADTQDHRYANTAFFYRIVGSGKWFAMGSIAGPDPRVYHDLSEFDDGTLIEYRAITDGGRGQSFTYLVGGPQIQLKN
- a CDS encoding YchJ family protein; the protein is MRCPCQSGKSYKDCCEQLHDGLRLAKSPEELMRARYAAYALGREDFVFSSWHPKTRPVDVSTKGIYWTGLDIIDVADDQVEFIASYIDQSTKEPGRLHERSLFVTRVGRWFYLKPLRLSEQ
- a CDS encoding PspC domain-containing protein, coding for MNIFERLTAQPLRRTSDGYLGGICAGLGHRWDISPFLLRLAVILAAFLGGIGVIAYGLAWLLLPHDDDGRIELREIVEGRFSGGFAASVGMLVIGVWYFFDQATRTHWFFFSGLPFAFLAVAGGITLLIVVLRKQSSSKADDAPAILPGESADVAASSASPASQPVPTTPRAFEEPVSQTTTPQKPVHSTPRAPRTPALSGRFILLTLALSATGAAVTLLATPNTIAAALLTLGIALSILGLGIVWAGIRGKRSSWLSFVATLLAFPVATLIGLSFIIPTSLMNAPQEQFFAQSHRTGSAAIIDNREHVVKDLTDNATITSIFSDSRFILDRNDPVILDLTILGTATIADLGGWEIRNPEEGSFITEIPELYSNATNLSYAESKSFGPIDPDEWFVAPYETDLHASVLPKKHITIVSPAARQAPDKARHIRIDYGAGNVNFSEPVHGRQAIIFVANQRAIPVKTDALPPSSSQSNQ